ttttcaaaattgcatATATATGTCTGAGGATATATTGTGAGAATCCTTTTTATTTGACAATAAGTTGCATTTATATATAGATGGTGAATACTTGAGCacttaaaagttataaaactcttttgaaaaactaatgtgatctttgttttttaataaatgatcaATATGTATTTTTCTCactttaatttgatttgttttgcCCTTCTCCTTTCTTGGCTTCCCTCACAACAAGGGATCTCTTGTGCAAAGTAATGTGGTGCAATCTGCTTAATAATCAAAATTGTATTTGTgttagttttcttttatctctctaAATTTTGGCATTTTATGCACGACAAATATCATATCTTACCTTTTTTGTACAAATTTCCTACAGGCCTCTTTTTAactctttttatattttggtatgGTGAGAATTACGTACTTGGcattttaagaatttttcttttcttttcttttttataaaaactggaaataaaaaaagtcaacgattttagataaaattatgaaataagaaatagcttatgaataattttttcaaattttattttggcTCCCCAGTTTTTTTCATTCAAGCTCTGCACAGGACCTTCTGCAAGAATTTAATTCTGCCTACTTctattgtaaaagaaaatatcatcCAACAAAAGCACTTTTACTAAAAGAATAACCTAAGTATCTTTGTATCcactaatataataaatactttCATTTGAACTTTTTAACATGTAACAATCATGTTAGTACTTTGGTATTTTCTTGGGGGGTAAACATCACAAGGATTGTCCTAAACTTTTATGAAAACTAATCCCGCCAGGGTGTTGAATTTGCCCTAGCCAAAAATGTGCTTCTAGTGGGTTTTGAAACCCTGCACTGCAGGTAAAGTGAGATACATAGAGCTAAGTTTTCCAACTAAGTCTCATCTTGCTGTTACTAGTACATTAATTCCCTGTAtcaatattaatcacaaaatatgGACATAAGTTTGCAAgggaagagagagagggagagagagagagagagagagagagagagagagagagagagagagagagagagagagagatactTTCTATGACATTGCAACAGCCCTTTGCGGAGAGAAGACATGAACTATATCGTTATTCATCATCACAGATATTTAACCTCATATACAAATTAAGACAGAAAATGATAGCACCTACGTTCCCAGAAGAGCCTCTATGTCCTCTTCCTCGGCCTGGGAGACAAGTTCCTTTTCAACATAGACTTTCAATTCTGATTCAGTCACAGAAGATGCAATAGAAGCACCATCGTGTTGGTTACTTTGAGCGGAAACTGCAGGTGTATTTTCCTATTTcacattttttgaaataaataaacgGATAAACCAATAGTGTGTAACAATTAACAGAAATCAGTCACCGAGTAACTATTTTTCGAAGTTAACACCATCAGCTTAAAATCAAGGACTTCTAGATCACTGATGAGACACGGCGCACACTATCCGTAAAGATAAATACAGAgtaattatattagtttaaaaagtaaagtaattatctaatacaaaataaagtaaCGTAATTATCtaatacaaaataaagtaaagaataatctaatacaaaataattattgcaGCGTGACAGTAAAGGCAGTAAATCAACTTTGAACTTAAGTGAATAGAAGACCATTATTCACCTTAGCCCAAAGAGCCATCTCCACAACATCAATACCAACAACCTTCGGTAAGCGACCCAGGACATCTTTGCAGATATTTAAGATACAAAGGAGGAGGCGATTTCTATAAGACGAGCAACAGATGTAGTGAGCCAAAAATCACTCTCCTGACAGAAAAAATGATAAAGGATCAAACTCTACATGCCTAAATTATACATTTAACGGTATAACCTGTCATCCGTATTGCGCATTGTCCACTGTGCAGGAGCAACGCTCTGGCTTCTAAGGTTATCAAACCCCTATAAGAAATATATGCATTAGCAAATAAAAAGAGACATAACAGAGAGATACAAAAGGCATTTAGAAAGAAGCTTCATAATACAAACTGACTGCATCCCGATTTGGTTATGTTCCACAAACTGGGAACATTGTATTCAGAACCAGAAAGATACGACAGCAAGAAAGAATGGGATATTACCAGTGTAAATGTACATCCACTGGGGTCATTTGTTACAACTTCCATTTTTGAGAGGTGCTTCAGCTTGTATAACTTAGCAGGCTGCAACACGAGAAGTTTCGTAGTCAATAGAAATATGTTTAAACCTCCAGTTAAGGCAAATTCAAGGTGGAAGAAAGAGACTATGCTAACATTTACTGTGCAGTTAGTCGGCTTCagtttatctattttttctACCAACAAAGGAAAGGTGGAAAATTTCCACATATTaataatgattatattttaagaGTAGCTAAATATAAATATGCTACATCTCATTGTTTTTTATGCATTAGGGAACAGAgataaaatcatgtttttataCTAATATCATGAGATGGTATATACGGTGAATCTATCTTATCTTACTACATTTCCTCACATCAAAACATATAGATCTCGAGCAtggaattatattttaatgactGATTCGATAATGGTCCTATAGAGAATGACATTATAGGACTATAAACAACAAATCTCCATATAGTAGATGGTACAATAggtccaacaaacaacaaatcttgTCAGGATACGCTTCAAATGACTTTGATATTAtcttaagaagtgaattttaagtctCAACCTAACAAAGCTGGTTAATAAGATAAGGTTTACACCCTATATCCAACAAAAAGTCCTGACTATACTAAATAGTTGGTCTATAAAACCTTTTTCTGATTGAAGAGGCATACTGGTTTATACTAAGGTTGTGCAATTATTTGACACATAAAGAAAGGGATAACTAACCGATGCAGCAAGGGTGAATGAAACTAAACAAGGGTACGATTTATACATTACAGTTGAAAGTAGAAGAAATGGCAAAAGATGGAAAAATCATTTCAGTTAggtcataaaaaattaaaattttggcCAAAACAAAAATGTCAGCCACACGCAGGACTTTTTACCTTATTGAGCTACTAGTGAAGGAGAGAATTGGGGAGAAAAGGACATTACCTCAAGCACCCCTCCTGTTGAATACTTTAAAACTCGAAGAAAAGCTTTTGTCCGCTGACCTTTCGCTTTtgctaaaaaaattaacattttgtCACCAACAGTGCAACAAATACAGAATTCAACAAGTCATCACCACAGTAACACACGATGAAGTGACCACATTAATCACCTATCCATAACATCACCAGTTACGAATACACTACGAGCTAAAGTATTCAAAATGCTAAATCCTCCCACTTATGccattataaaagtaaaaaagtcaGTAATCACCTGCTAAAATAAGGGATACATAGTTTTAGTTTCTAATCACATCCACACCTGCTGTCAACATGAAACTGAAACCGCCAAACTAACTGGATTCAAAACAAGAAGTCCTATGAAGTAAATTATTCTGTACTCCATAAGTTAACACAATTAGGTGAAAAGGTTTCTACAAAAATTAAGTCTATAAATGGACTTTAGCCTTCAAACTCAACTCAttttaaccttttatttttttcttatagttACTTGTAAAAAAGTATATTCAGTGGCTTGTAATACAACAGCCAATAAGacataagaacaaaaaaaaaacatctagAGAGGTATCATCAACGAGACGAAACGAGCACGTAATGCCCAGCTACtacattttaaatgtttttggcGACAGCCACGTAATGCAGAACTGCTAAATTTGAAACATAAACAGACCACGCTTGGCAACACACGTCATGATTCAATGATTCACGTATTTGTTGTGAGGAAGGTTCTAGGAGTGTGAAAAGTTATTCCAGCGTTGATCGAAAAATgtgaaaagagagagagagtgcgaagagagtgagagagaaatGGCGCGTACTGCATAGAACGAGAACCCTAGGCTTGGCCATTTGGCGAACCTTAGCAGATTTTGCCCACGTGCCGTGAGTCTTGACGGTCCGAATGCAGAGAACGACCTTGTGCTTGGTACCCTCAACTGCGAGCTGGCACGCTCGCCGAAGCTCGGCATCGTCGGCGCTCGATTTCGCCATTTCTTCTCCGATCTGAAACCAGGAGCGTGTGAGAACTTTGTGCGAAGAGGGAGTGTGCCTGTTATTATTTTTAGCTTTGAGTCTAACAAAATGTCATAAACGGTTTTCCGTTGGCGCTTTCTCCTTGCGTCCGTGGCGACTCGTGTCGCTTCACTTTTTAAGCGCTACGAACGATTCGTGGCGATGCGACTCGTGGTGGTCCATTCCCTAAAAATTCTGCACGTTTTCAATTACTCGTGGGATCATCACCTTATACAACAATTgaggttaaaaaaataaatagataaacataactataattttaataaacatgTTCATAAAGTTAAACAacctattattttaaattagaggGTACAAATTATGAAGAGAGAATATTAAAGGAATTGTTATTTCGCATCTAAATACTTAAGAAATGTAGTTTATATAAGTCTTTACACATAAGTCATTGAAACtagtaaaatataaagaagGATATGTGTTGAAATAAATGAACTGAAAATGACAAAGACGTTATGCTGATGTAATTCCTAGTTACAAAATGATAAAATCCAAACACCAACATGTTTAGTTTCTTTTAAGtctgattattgattttatattttctttttagttataaatataataattttttaactatgtttcttttaatattttgaaattaattatggaaacatttatttattttaaaatccttCGTAGAAggttgaaaacaaaaaacaaagtaaagtaatatggtatttttaattataattataactgTTGATCATAGTAGATGCTAATTGAAAATAgtataagaaaacaaattaaatacgTTCACAAAATGCATGTATGATCCAAATTGTCTAACATCAGCTTTGGTTAGGTGGTGTGTACACATTTATATTGCGTAATAAGAAAACAGCTACACCGTATAGAAAAAGTAATGACAATTACGTGGTTGTAATTAATACATGTTAGTGAAGAGATGTTATTTTTCTGATTATGTATAAAGAAGTTAAAAGGAGTAAGTTGGAAAAACACATATTACGTTAAGTTAAACCATGTTCtgtttatttattcttaaacatACATGTACAGGAATAAAAAtgtattgttttttgtttttcactcAAAACAATGAATTGTTATTACTAGTATAAATACGAGTGTTttgtaacaaaaatatatttgttcaaaataattattctattattagATATAAACAGGTTAATTAATAGGTAGGAATTACGAAAATTACTTGAGACACGTAATTTATATCcattaatttaaatacaatcGTCATTTATAGTTATGTAGCCTAATTCTCAAtatatttagaattaaaaattagGTTTTCTATCAAGATGTCTAAAGCAATACTTTGGAACTCATTTTGCAAATactttttagtaaaaataactATGAATGAATTATATTACGAATCTAAATATGTAAATCGGtgacaatttaaatttataaaaaaatattaaattatagatTTAGAAACTAATTTGACACTAAATTATATCGGTCATTTCAATTTAGTATGAAATTATTAACTTACAAATTCATGAGTCAAACGGTTAATAAGTATCCTAGCAAAACATTTttgcataaaattaaaaatcattatttccAATAAACTAAGTTTCTATCGACGTTTTGTTCTGCTAATTTGTATCCTTCAGGACACTACTAATTAGCAAAGTATATTGGCTTagctaattttattaaaagttataaattattataagtatattatatttaatttgggACGGAATAAATTATCGTCGTTGAAGTAACGTAACAACCAAAGTGGTAGCACAACGACACAGGAAACGGCGTTTCTTTCTTTATCTTCCGTCAAGAAAGCATTCACTTTCATTTTACACATTGtttgaagagagagagagtaaaaACAATCCTAAGAGAATCAAGTTGGGGACATCATCTGCTGAAATTCGTGAAAATCAAGGAAGCCATTGCCGTCAAGATCGAAGGGTCGAATCATGGCCACGCACTCATCATGCGACTTGACATCTCCCAGTTGCCGCAACATTTGTTGCAACCCCTTTGGCGTTATGCAGCCACACCCTTTCTCAACCTCGAACATCTCGAACGCGCTTCGTAGAACATCCTCCACCTCCTTACTCTCATCTTGCTTCATCAGTTTTTCAAAGTCACCGAAATCCAGCAACTCGTCACCGTCCGAGTCAAACTCGTTTATCACTCTCTCCGCCACTTTATGACTCACGGACTCGCCAACCGACGTAAAGTAATCCGTTAGTTCATTGCTGGAGATCTTCCCATCTTTGTCAACGTCCAAGTGATCGAAAACGTCTTTCAGCCCTTTATCGTCTTTTGGGCCGGAAGGCCCAATAAGAGGTGCAGGTGCCGGTAATGGTTTGGGCCTGGGAGTAGTCAGACATGGAAAGGTTATCATCTTGAACAAGTTTTTGTAGAAGAATAATAGCCCTTTGGGAGATGCCATGATTGTTGAGCTTCTTGATTCTTGCTATTGGAATTAGGATTACAAagggttttgttttgttgagtTTGTGAGGTGTTTGATTGATTATATACGAAGAGCATTGGCTCCCAAGTTGGGTGATGCAACTGGTGtgaaattggaaaagaagtTTGAAGTTTGAAGTGTACGAAGGAATGAACAATGGTGATGTAATTGCAAGGAAATTGCCTAAGAGACCGACCTTTGGCTATGCCCACGACACTTTACTTCTTTCTTGCACTGCAACTTCTTTAATTAATTCCAACTTCTTTGCATTTTCCAACTGAACCCAAGAAAGGGTTCAAGAAAGTGGGAACGAAAGTCGATTCACTGGAATGTCAAACTGCTGACTAtaatcttctttttttaattcactCCCTCTTACTTTTggaagatttttatttttatttaactattttttatcatttagacttttactttttacctaatgtaaaaaagttataaaaatattttgctaaagtaaaaaaaaaatatacttttgatttctttaaaataaatcttgAACTTCGGACAAAATATTCTGTAAATAAAtagaaacttaaatttaaaatataggtTAAAAAAACTATCCAAATTTCAGTCAATTTGggacaaataaaattttacataaataaaagatCTTTTGGAATGTTACCAAAAACAAATACGTATAAACTTGATCCAAAGCAGAAATATCTTACGAACGTGGAATAAAATGGATTAATTTAGACTATTTTAAAGTTAACATATCTTACAAAGTATTATACCCGTACTAACAATACAATATCTATTGATCGCAAAACATAGAATATGgtgtatttctttcttttttctttggcTAAAAATCTAAAAACATATCAGTTCTATTTTAGTTTAATCGTAGATGATTTAtctcttcatatatatatatatatatatatatatatatatatatatatatatatatatatatatatatatatatatatatatatatatatatatatatatatatatatatatatatatatgaataggAAATATTGTACATGCCAAAAATGGATTTTCATCGTATTATACAATGACCTTATGTTAGTTTATGGATATGCTTAGAAAATCAATATGAAACCGATATAAATCCATTAACTCGTGTATtatgtgatttttggttttaatATTATCTATTGGTGCATGTGGATACCTAATTTTCGCAAAACTTACCTTTAGTTGTTACTCTCTCATCAATTCCAACTTTCTTAAAATAACTGTcatcacaatttttatttttttgtaaagttCATAgagaaacttaaaaaataattaatcctATAAGCGATATTGACATAAATAAATGACTCAATTTAGGCAGACGAAATAAATCAGATGAACCTATATACgatataatctatttttttactaaattttttaGATCTTAAAAATACTATGTTTGGTCAActattgaaaattgaaatacataatttaaaattaaagtaaaataaaacatttacatttcaaaaagtatatacttttaataaaataatactattctaaattgttttaaagttaaatttatttttgaataagaGAAATTGGTTTTAAAAACCTACCAGTCCAGTGTAAATTCATTTGTACCTCAAAGTTAAATAGATTGGAAAAAAATGTTCCAGCTAAAGCTAGACtggaaattttatattatgcaAGCCTAGGTGATAGTTGGTTTTGTGAAGGaagttgatattttaataactttttttaataattttttgacaactgtgttactattttattggtctgtaTATTTAAAACAGACCAATCACaagttattacataaattattgtaaaaaaattgtcaaaaaaaaattgttaaaaagacATTTTCCTTCTGTGAAAcaggggtgttgctccctccaccaccccaagtgctcctgcacctctccactatttttttttattccaaaaatactctacacctctccactatttttttttattccaaaaatactctgcacctccccactattttcttttattccaaagtACCTTACACCTCCCCAatatattcaacaatctttttctttctctccccaCATTAATAGATCATTCACATggctcagatttaaacttgtgatatattgtaaaattttatttacactttcccttaaataagtttgattcaattttattttcactgttcaatatatttttttcttcttcaaattacttaataaatggtaaaattttgttctaaatttctagaaaaatgtttatatatatgtgtgttttttttacatttaatatctataatttttaacattatattatgttttaacttaccgacatgtttgactcaaataacttgaataaaatatttaatttattagataaataatataaaaatattattaaatacttaaaatataaaagaaaagttatttgttaaagatttgcaatttatttagttctttcgtctttataaagttagtatataataataataataataataatatattatttactattaatattattatgtttattattttgtatttgcatctaacttttaagtttataaaatggaagtggtagaagcactaatattgaagtttcctctaaattttatattttgcaatatatcacaagtttaaatttaaGCCATGAATGCTCAATTAAATTAATGCAGAGAGACAAAGAGAAAGATTATTGaggatagtggggaggtgtagggtatttttggaataaaagaaaataatggggAAGtatagagtatttttggaataaaagaaaggtttaattgattcggaggtccctatttgTGCAGATTTGCGTCAATTAGGTCCTCGTATTTTGAAAGtgctcaatttggtccctatttatgtaaaGTTGAGTCAATAATGCCCTTGTCGTTAATTGCTGTGGACGACGTTAAATTTTTTGCGTTGTGACATTCTGAGGTAGCATTTACTAACCATGTGTCACGGTAACAACTCATTACGtggaattattttattttaagtttaaaataaattatatttaataaatatagtcCTCGTAAATGAAGAAATTCCAAAGCTCATAAATGTCTTAACCATTCTAAATCCAACCATAAACAAATTCTCTATATTTTTGTTTCCACAATCAATCAACTCCACAATCTCATCAgatagagaagaagaaaacctaaAAATGGTTGAATAACCCTCTTCTGCCGACGCCCTCGCCCTCTTTCGCCGCGCCGCCGCCCCACACACTAACCCCCACCTCTCCTCCACCTCCAGAATCGCCTTCCTCTTCCTCACCCTCTCCCCTCTCTGGGAAACCTTCTTCTCACCCTCCCACACCCACCTCTTCAACATCCACATCCATGCCTACCCCCCAATCCAACCGCCTAGTGCACCTCCCATGCCTTACAATCTTGTAGTGTTTTCTGTTTATGGCTTTGGCTTCTGAGTTTATGAacttttagtgtgtttttattGATGAGAAAGAAGTGGAAAAAAAGGAGCCaatttttcttgtgtgataATTTATCTCTCACTCGTGAATTGGTTGATTTATCTTTGCACTGGATTATTCAATTCCTTTGGTGGTTTTGGCTTCTGGAAATCGTTGTTGTGGTCACCAATTCTTCATGCACGCCACATGTTTGTAAATTTGTCTCAATGGTACTATCCTCTCTCTACTACCACCCTATTTCTTACACTGTAATAACCCAACGCCACACAACACCTTTCTCATTCTCTTTCTCTATCTCTTCCACCTTCAGATTCTCCTCCACTCTCTCATCTTCCACTTCCGCCACTCACTACCCTCACCCCTTCGACTTCTCCCCCTCCCAACTCCTTCACCTCCTCCGCCGCCAACACCATGTAATGTTTCTATGCTGGTTTTGAGTCAACTCAGAAGACTCTACTTCAAGTGTTGCCCACAGTGCTTCACCGCTAACAATTTGTCGATTCCACCGAAAAATCACCAATAGATGATGCCAAAATCGTAAAACCAAACTTCATCCACAACTAATTTCTCACTATAACCCTATTTTCTCCCAATTTCAAACCAGAACGAATCCACGAAAAACCCTATTTTCCCCAATTTTCTCGCACACTCAAAATCTGACCCCAAAACACCAAACTTAATCCTAATacgttttaatttcatttccagaaataaatataacattttgtttttattaaatttaccatattttaaagtttttaaaaatttaaagtcaaaTAAATCCA
This Vigna angularis cultivar LongXiaoDou No.4 chromosome 4, ASM1680809v1, whole genome shotgun sequence DNA region includes the following protein-coding sequences:
- the LOC108342632 gene encoding probable calcium-binding protein CML41, with the protein product MASPKGLLFFYKNLFKMITFPCLTTPRPKPLPAPAPLIGPSGPKDDKGLKDVFDHLDVDKDGKISSNELTDYFTSVGESVSHKVAERVINEFDSDGDELLDFGDFEKLMKQDESKEVEDVLRSAFEMFEVEKGCGCITPKGLQQMLRQLGDVKSHDECVAMIRPFDLDGNGFLDFHEFQQMMSPT